Proteins encoded in a region of the Deltaproteobacteria bacterium RBG_16_64_85 genome:
- a CDS encoding 30S ribosomal protein S10, which yields MEHQKIRIRLKAFDYKLLDKATGEIVEKAKQTGAKVAGPIPLPTKIERFTVNRSPHVDKKSREQFEIRTHKRLLDIHEPPAATIDALMKLDLPAGVEVEIKL from the coding sequence AGGCCTTCGACTACAAACTCCTGGACAAGGCGACGGGGGAGATCGTCGAGAAGGCGAAGCAGACGGGCGCCAAGGTGGCGGGGCCGATCCCCCTGCCCACGAAGATCGAGCGCTTCACCGTGAACCGCTCGCCGCACGTCGACAAGAAGAGCCGGGAGCAGTTTGAGATCCGCACGCACAAGCGGCTGCTGGACATCCACGAGCCGCCCGCGGCGACGATCGACGCGCTGATGAAGCTGGATCTGCCGGCGGGTGTCGAAGTGGAGATCAAGCTCTAG